In Jeotgalibaca arthritidis, a single genomic region encodes these proteins:
- a CDS encoding MerR family transcriptional regulator, with amino-acid sequence MKIKEVAQLTGVSVRTLHHYDAIDLLKPDQLTEAGYRLYSDTNLLRLQQILFFKELGFPLKEIKDILNQPDFDRQDALMLQHQMLLDKQQKLAQMIETIEKTIEAGKGERQMSKEEQFKGFDFKHNPYEEEARKRWGNDAVDQANQNVSKMTATDQDRFNQIFRDLAEVRHLDPASKQAQESIEKWYLHLQSIATYSLEAFKGLGQMYIDDDRFRKNIDQFGDGLALFMRDAMAIYADNHQ; translated from the coding sequence ATGAAAATAAAAGAAGTTGCTCAATTAACCGGTGTTAGCGTCCGTACCTTGCATCACTACGATGCCATTGACTTACTTAAGCCAGACCAACTGACCGAAGCAGGTTATCGCTTGTATTCAGATACCAACCTCCTGCGCCTACAGCAAATTCTCTTTTTTAAGGAACTTGGTTTTCCTTTGAAAGAAATAAAAGATATTCTTAATCAACCCGATTTTGACCGGCAAGACGCATTAATGTTGCAACATCAGATGCTGCTGGACAAGCAACAGAAGCTGGCGCAGATGATTGAAACCATTGAAAAAACAATAGAAGCAGGAAAAGGAGAGAGACAAATGAGTAAAGAAGAACAATTTAAAGGCTTTGATTTTAAACATAACCCTTACGAAGAAGAGGCCCGGAAGCGTTGGGGAAACGATGCGGTCGACCAAGCCAATCAAAACGTGAGTAAGATGACGGCAACAGATCAAGATCGATTCAATCAAATCTTCCGTGATTTGGCTGAAGTTCGTCATTTAGACCCGGCTTCTAAACAAGCGCAAGAGTCGATTGAAAAGTGGTATCTCCATTTACAGTCGATTGCGACTTATTCTCTTGAAGCATTTAAGGGATTAGGTCAGATGTATATAGACGATGATCGTTTCAGAAAAAATATTGATCAATTTGGTGATGGATTGGCGCTATTTATGCGCGATGCCATGGCTATCTACGCTGATAACCATCAATAA
- a CDS encoding pyridoxamine 5'-phosphate oxidase family protein codes for MNIETIMQILQDQMKVAVFATVDEDNKPHARHANIGVANENGVFFMTHPRTDFYKQLQHNQNVALTAMSEEGYLIQVIRIEGQIRQIGKEHLQEVLKDNPYVQHVYPNESDRQGAQVFQLYKGEGFYHSLTQGHRYVFSFDAE; via the coding sequence ATGAATATTGAAACTATTATGCAAATTTTGCAAGATCAAATGAAAGTTGCTGTTTTTGCAACTGTTGATGAAGATAATAAACCTCATGCTCGTCATGCAAACATCGGAGTTGCTAACGAAAATGGTGTGTTTTTCATGACGCATCCACGAACTGACTTCTATAAACAACTCCAACATAATCAAAATGTTGCGCTAACAGCTATGTCTGAAGAGGGTTACTTGATTCAAGTGATTCGTATTGAAGGACAAATACGCCAAATTGGTAAAGAGCATCTACAAGAAGTGTTGAAAGACAATCCTTATGTGCAACATGTTTATCCCAATGAATCGGATCGCCAAGGTGCACAAGTTTTCCAGCTCTATAAGGGAGAAGGATTTTATCACAGCTTAACGCAAGGTCATCGCTATGTCTTTAGTTTTGACGCTGAATAA
- a CDS encoding DNA alkylation repair protein produces MDVQEVMQELALLGKERMKKMYLSNGAHEPVFGVATGAMKPLSKQIKIDQQLSEELYATGNYDAMYFAGVIADPIAMTEADFDRWIDQAYFYMLSDFVVAVTLSESPLAQEIADKWIMSGDELKMSAGWSCYCWLLGRRKDHEFSKEKLAGLLGKVATDIQTAPERTKASMSNFVYTVGLSYQPLHQEALQIAQTIGTIEVNRPNKKPLVLNAYESIQKEIEKDRIGFKRKYVRC; encoded by the coding sequence ATGGATGTCCAAGAAGTCATGCAAGAATTAGCCCTATTAGGAAAAGAACGGATGAAGAAGATGTACCTGTCTAATGGTGCCCACGAACCCGTTTTTGGTGTCGCGACAGGTGCGATGAAGCCGTTATCCAAACAAATAAAAATAGATCAGCAGCTATCAGAAGAGTTGTACGCAACAGGCAATTATGATGCGATGTACTTTGCTGGCGTGATTGCAGATCCTATTGCCATGACGGAAGCAGACTTTGATCGTTGGATTGATCAGGCTTATTTTTATATGCTGTCAGATTTTGTTGTAGCCGTCACCTTATCTGAATCACCACTAGCTCAAGAGATTGCAGATAAGTGGATTATGTCAGGAGACGAATTGAAAATGTCTGCTGGTTGGAGCTGTTATTGCTGGCTTTTAGGAAGACGTAAAGACCATGAGTTTTCTAAAGAAAAGCTAGCTGGACTGCTTGGAAAAGTTGCAACTGATATTCAAACAGCTCCGGAACGGACAAAAGCATCCATGAGTAATTTTGTTTATACAGTTGGGTTATCGTACCAGCCGCTACATCAAGAAGCACTTCAAATCGCTCAAACGATTGGTACCATCGAAGTCAATCGGCCAAATAAAAAGCCGCTTGTCCTCAATGCATACGAGAGCATCCAAAAAGAAATTGAAAAGGACAGAATTGGGTTTAAACGCAAGTATGTCCGTTGTTAA
- a CDS encoding helix-turn-helix domain-containing protein, which produces MNIERFILARKTSGLSQNELAEGICTQATLSRFENNGHVPNLKILIQLCNRLNLPLGELFPKVGVKHSETIEKMNQAEFFLITSEFDQAADLLQTIVGKEVDDNSLIMRYHYLRGFVMIFKNQPVMDILFLFDQILLEETTDDLSIFRLLAYTGTGMVYAREGDRQKAEFYFNKVQEKIYSYPTQEMSDTWRVLNIVFQCGVFYAEINELEISNALLEYAVSICSDNHVTYYLARAALQRAKNAIVEGEPKQKLLERIYDARAYSKINRNTIALKELAQMEASLEESQ; this is translated from the coding sequence ATGAATATTGAACGTTTTATTTTGGCTAGGAAGACCAGTGGCTTATCTCAAAACGAATTAGCGGAGGGGATTTGTACGCAAGCGACTCTTAGTCGGTTTGAGAATAATGGTCACGTCCCTAATCTAAAAATTCTGATTCAGCTATGCAATCGACTCAATCTCCCTTTAGGTGAACTATTTCCAAAAGTAGGCGTTAAGCACTCTGAAACAATTGAAAAAATGAATCAGGCAGAGTTCTTTTTAATTACGAGTGAATTTGATCAAGCAGCTGATCTCCTTCAGACAATTGTCGGTAAAGAAGTTGATGATAACAGCTTAATCATGCGCTATCACTACTTAAGAGGCTTTGTGATGATTTTTAAAAACCAGCCAGTGATGGATATTCTATTTTTATTCGATCAGATTCTTCTAGAAGAAACGACTGATGACCTCTCCATTTTTCGACTGCTAGCCTACACCGGAACCGGAATGGTTTATGCTAGGGAAGGTGATCGTCAAAAAGCAGAATTTTATTTCAACAAAGTTCAAGAAAAGATTTATAGCTACCCGACACAGGAAATGTCAGATACGTGGCGTGTCTTGAACATTGTTTTTCAATGTGGTGTCTTTTACGCAGAAATTAATGAACTTGAAATCAGTAATGCACTCTTGGAATATGCTGTTTCGATTTGTTCAGATAATCACGTGACGTATTATTTAGCAAGAGCAGCCTTACAGCGTGCGAAAAATGCCATTGTAGAAGGTGAGCCTAAGCAAAAACTATTAGAACGCATTTACGATGCGCGTGCTTACTCCAAAATTAACCGTAATACAATTGCTCTGAAGGAACTGGCTCAAATGGAAGCGTCGCTGGAGGAATCACAATGA